One stretch of Jiangella gansuensis DSM 44835 DNA includes these proteins:
- a CDS encoding ABC transporter permease: MSLALTHARYQFAETLRIPVAVVATVFFPAASMLFFVVPNTADDPRAATVATASMVVFATMVTCLFQYGAGVAEDRALPWEAFVRTLPAGAGPRFAARVLVGTTFVLVAVIPVVVIAALLTEATLSPGRFLAALGALVLTVVPFTLLGLAIGYSLPAKAATAVATISFLPLAFGGGLMGDPERLPGFIDTIAPYVPTRGAAELIWAAVSDFAVDPVSMAMLGVWTLAAGVAAVVAYRRDEGRRFR; encoded by the coding sequence ATGAGCCTGGCCCTGACCCACGCCCGCTACCAGTTCGCCGAGACGTTGCGCATCCCGGTCGCCGTCGTCGCCACGGTCTTCTTCCCAGCGGCGTCGATGCTGTTCTTCGTCGTCCCGAACACGGCCGACGACCCCCGCGCCGCCACCGTCGCGACCGCTTCGATGGTCGTCTTCGCCACCATGGTCACCTGCCTGTTCCAGTACGGCGCGGGGGTCGCCGAAGACCGTGCCCTGCCGTGGGAGGCGTTCGTGCGGACGCTGCCGGCCGGCGCCGGTCCGCGGTTCGCTGCCCGGGTCCTGGTCGGCACGACGTTCGTGCTCGTGGCGGTGATCCCGGTGGTGGTCATCGCGGCACTGCTCACCGAGGCCACGCTCAGCCCGGGCCGGTTTCTGGCCGCGCTCGGCGCACTGGTGCTCACGGTGGTGCCATTCACCCTGCTGGGCCTGGCCATCGGCTATTCGCTGCCCGCGAAGGCGGCCACCGCGGTGGCAACCATCTCGTTCCTGCCGCTGGCGTTCGGCGGCGGGCTGATGGGCGACCCCGAGCGACTGCCGGGCTTCATCGACACCATCGCGCCATACGTGCCGACGCGCGGCGCCGCGGAGCTGATCTGGGCAGCCGTCTCCGACTTCGCCGTCGACCCGGTGTCGATGGCGATGCTGGGGGTGTGGACGCTCGCGGCCGGGGTGGCGGCGGTCGTCGCGTACCGCCGGGACGAGGGCCGCCGGTTCCGCTGA
- a CDS encoding M14 family zinc carboxypeptidase yields the protein MSVKRALTGIAVTALAATALVIVPGDDQASTADAAAEDIPTPEEFFGFPMGTTGELAAFDEIKDYFELVAEESDSVEYEVAGTTTLGNEYPIMRVSSAANLARLDEILAANEKLADPRSGLSESQARTLAEQSVPVYYLEATLHSSEVGNLPALVDVIHRLSTERSEYVQNILDNLVILVVPSANPDGQHLMVDYFNETEGTDYARTYPDLYHKYVGHDNNRDWIFFTQQESRIRTDLEQQYRPVILHFMHQAGTNSPRMWVPPFDEPIGPNIDSIPISAANALGAEVANAAAEAGLPGVSTDDAYGIFWNADVFGTGPHRGASLFLHEIASVRDLALPFSNPDGSPPGARDRTMRTFDPYTEKTWTLEQIVEYAKLSMYTALDSVAKDADDWLYNNLYQVNQKNMEPDGGPETYIVPAGQRDPFAVKQLVEIFDIAGVEVDRALSTVRVGRQTFPAGSLLIQTQQPMGSWVDQVLELDVYPDSARKCGDCPLIMPYSETTDNLAMLLGLTVQGVDDARVARTERISADDITAPAVRTAPEGGAYLVRPTSYGLTHVLARLQENDVPVLRATEAFQAGGASYDPGTVIVPATGPARDTLVEVSDQTALPVAAVPQVPEVPALELKPDTKIGLIRGANNMPGGWLMWLADTYGLNYEVVEADDYADLSQFDTILVAPGVNKTRIVTGLDPARYPEEFHWARGVGEAGWQALATWVNEGGNLVAVGTAAETARELLALPLTNATPSDRDVLNAPGTLINAEFDPAAPATWGMPESWPVWFYNSPAYQVGDDAATVASTYPASGELLASGYAHGQEALQGLANVVTLGVGEGQATVAGADITFRSWPRVAWTIVANALYNGPATPVDAAARLAQ from the coding sequence ATGTCAGTGAAACGCGCCCTCACGGGCATCGCCGTCACCGCACTGGCGGCAACGGCGCTGGTCATCGTCCCGGGTGATGACCAGGCCAGCACTGCGGACGCCGCAGCCGAGGACATTCCGACCCCGGAGGAGTTCTTCGGTTTCCCCATGGGAACAACAGGAGAACTCGCCGCATTCGACGAGATCAAGGACTACTTCGAACTGGTGGCCGAAGAGTCCGACAGCGTCGAGTACGAAGTGGCCGGCACGACGACGCTGGGCAACGAATACCCGATCATGCGCGTCAGCTCCGCGGCGAACCTCGCGCGGCTGGACGAGATCCTGGCCGCCAACGAGAAGCTCGCCGACCCCCGTTCCGGGCTCAGCGAGAGCCAGGCCAGGACCCTCGCCGAGCAGAGCGTGCCGGTCTACTACCTCGAGGCGACGCTGCACTCCAGCGAGGTGGGAAACCTGCCGGCACTGGTGGACGTGATCCACCGGCTCTCGACCGAGCGGTCGGAGTACGTGCAGAACATCCTGGACAACCTGGTGATCCTGGTGGTGCCGTCGGCGAACCCGGACGGCCAGCACCTCATGGTCGACTACTTCAACGAGACCGAGGGCACCGACTACGCGCGCACCTATCCGGACCTGTACCACAAGTACGTCGGGCACGACAACAATCGCGACTGGATCTTCTTCACGCAGCAGGAGTCGCGCATCCGCACCGATCTGGAGCAGCAGTACCGCCCGGTGATCCTGCACTTCATGCACCAGGCCGGCACGAACAGCCCACGGATGTGGGTGCCGCCCTTCGACGAGCCGATCGGCCCGAACATCGACTCCATCCCGATCTCCGCGGCCAACGCTCTCGGCGCCGAGGTGGCCAACGCCGCGGCCGAGGCCGGCCTCCCCGGGGTCAGCACCGACGATGCCTACGGGATCTTCTGGAACGCCGACGTGTTCGGCACCGGGCCGCATCGCGGTGCCTCTCTGTTCCTGCACGAGATCGCCTCGGTTCGCGACCTCGCGCTGCCGTTCTCGAACCCCGACGGCAGTCCGCCAGGAGCCCGCGACCGCACGATGCGCACCTTCGACCCGTACACCGAGAAGACGTGGACGCTGGAGCAGATCGTCGAGTACGCGAAGCTGTCGATGTACACCGCGCTGGACAGCGTGGCCAAGGACGCCGACGACTGGCTGTACAACAACCTGTACCAGGTCAACCAGAAGAACATGGAGCCCGACGGCGGCCCCGAGACGTACATCGTCCCCGCCGGCCAGCGTGACCCGTTCGCCGTCAAGCAGCTGGTGGAGATCTTCGACATCGCCGGTGTCGAGGTGGACCGTGCGCTGTCGACCGTTCGGGTGGGACGGCAGACCTTCCCGGCCGGCTCGCTGCTGATCCAGACACAGCAGCCGATGGGCAGCTGGGTGGACCAGGTGCTCGAGCTGGACGTGTACCCGGACTCCGCCCGCAAGTGCGGCGACTGTCCGCTGATCATGCCGTACAGCGAGACCACCGACAATCTCGCGATGCTGCTCGGCCTCACGGTGCAGGGGGTCGACGACGCCCGGGTGGCGCGTACCGAGCGGATCTCCGCCGACGACATCACCGCACCGGCCGTCCGCACCGCACCGGAGGGCGGCGCCTACCTGGTCCGGCCGACGTCCTACGGGCTCACGCACGTGCTCGCCCGGTTGCAGGAGAACGACGTCCCGGTGCTGCGGGCCACCGAGGCGTTCCAGGCCGGCGGCGCGTCGTACGACCCGGGAACCGTCATCGTCCCTGCCACCGGCCCCGCCCGCGACACGCTGGTGGAGGTCTCGGACCAGACGGCGCTGCCGGTGGCGGCGGTGCCGCAGGTACCGGAGGTGCCCGCGCTGGAGCTGAAGCCGGACACGAAGATCGGCCTGATCCGAGGTGCCAACAACATGCCCGGCGGCTGGTTGATGTGGCTGGCCGACACCTACGGCCTGAACTACGAGGTGGTGGAGGCCGACGACTATGCCGACCTCTCGCAGTTCGACACCATCCTCGTCGCGCCCGGCGTGAACAAGACCCGCATCGTCACCGGCCTCGACCCGGCCCGGTACCCGGAGGAGTTCCACTGGGCCCGCGGTGTCGGCGAAGCGGGCTGGCAGGCGCTGGCCACCTGGGTGAACGAAGGCGGCAACCTGGTGGCCGTCGGCACGGCGGCGGAGACGGCCCGCGAGCTGCTCGCGCTGCCCCTCACCAACGCCACCCCGTCGGACCGCGACGTGCTCAACGCGCCCGGCACGCTGATCAACGCCGAGTTCGACCCGGCCGCCCCGGCCACCTGGGGCATGCCGGAGTCGTGGCCGGTCTGGTTCTACAACAGCCCGGCCTACCAGGTCGGCGACGACGCCGCGACAGTGGCGTCCACCTACCCGGCCAGTGGTGAGCTACTGGCCAGCGGGTACGCGCACGGCCAGGAGGCGCTGCAGGGCCTGGCCAACGTCGTGACCCTCGGCGTGGGCGAGGGCCAGGCGACCGTCGCGGGCGCGGACATCACGTTCCGTAGCTGGCCGCGGGTGGCGTGGACGATCGTGGCGAACGCCCTATACAACGGCCCGGCCACGCCGGTGGACGCCGCGGCCAGGCTGGCGCAGTAG
- a CDS encoding ferritin, translating to MKLNDTLAKAYSEQITLEIASSVAYLQLAIALEDANLPGMASWMRIQSDEERDHAAKFIQHVTDRGNRPQIGDIPAPLDSGPTVLAAFEAALAHERKVSDSIRALYRLALAEGDIDSLPLLSWFIEEQIEEESTVSEILGRLHLIGDDGPGLLRLDADLGARSPGHDPK from the coding sequence ATGAAGCTCAACGACACTCTTGCCAAGGCATACTCCGAGCAGATAACCCTCGAGATCGCGTCGTCGGTCGCCTATCTGCAGCTGGCCATCGCACTGGAGGACGCCAACCTGCCAGGCATGGCGTCGTGGATGCGCATCCAGTCCGACGAGGAGCGGGACCACGCCGCCAAGTTCATCCAGCACGTCACCGATCGCGGCAACCGGCCGCAGATCGGCGACATCCCGGCGCCGCTCGACTCCGGCCCCACCGTGCTCGCCGCGTTCGAGGCGGCGCTGGCGCACGAGCGGAAGGTCTCCGACTCCATCCGGGCGCTCTACCGGCTGGCCCTGGCCGAAGGCGACATCGACAGCTTGCCGCTGCTGAGCTGGTTCATCGAGGAGCAGATCGAGGAGGAGTCCACGGTCTCGGAGATCCTCGGCCGGCTGCACCTCATCGGCGACGACGGCCCCGGCCTGCTGCGCCTGGACGCCGATCTGGGCGCCCGGTCCCCCGGCCACGACCCCAAATGA
- the hutI gene encoding imidazolonepropionase, giving the protein MVTTLLDRIGLLVTNDPALGDGSPLGAIPEAALVAGSDGTVVWVGPSSQAPAADVRLDAGGRCVLPGFVDSHAHLVFAGDRAAEFSARMSGEPYAAGGIRTTVAATREAPDETLAATLARLVGEMRRQGTTTVEIKSGYGLTVRDEARALALARAHTDETTYLGAHVVPSEYADDPAGYVDLVTGPMLDACRPHARWIDVFCESGAFDADAARAILSAGLDRGLGARVHANQLGPGPGVRLACELGAASADHCTHLDDADVAALSDSGTVATLLPGVEFSTRSPYPDARRLLAAGVTVALATDCNPGSCYTSSMPFCIALAVREMRMTPAEAVWAATAGGAAALRRDDVGRLTPGARADLVLLDAPSYVHLAYRPGVPQVADVWTAGRYGEPSQG; this is encoded by the coding sequence GTGGTCACCACCCTGCTCGACCGGATCGGCCTGCTGGTCACCAACGATCCCGCGCTCGGCGACGGCTCCCCGCTGGGTGCGATCCCCGAGGCCGCGCTCGTAGCCGGCTCCGACGGCACCGTCGTGTGGGTCGGACCGTCCTCCCAGGCACCGGCGGCCGATGTCCGCCTCGACGCCGGTGGCCGGTGCGTGCTCCCCGGGTTCGTCGACAGCCACGCCCACCTCGTCTTCGCCGGCGATCGTGCGGCGGAGTTCAGCGCCCGGATGAGCGGAGAACCGTATGCCGCCGGCGGCATACGCACCACGGTGGCCGCCACCCGCGAGGCACCGGACGAGACGCTGGCCGCGACCCTGGCCCGGCTGGTGGGCGAGATGCGCCGGCAGGGCACCACCACGGTCGAGATCAAGAGCGGTTACGGGCTGACGGTGCGCGACGAGGCGCGGGCGCTGGCGCTGGCCCGCGCACACACCGACGAGACGACGTACCTCGGCGCACACGTCGTGCCTTCCGAGTACGCCGACGACCCGGCCGGCTATGTCGACCTGGTCACGGGACCGATGCTCGACGCCTGCCGGCCTCACGCGCGCTGGATCGACGTCTTCTGCGAGAGCGGCGCGTTCGACGCGGACGCGGCCCGGGCGATTCTCAGCGCGGGTCTGGATCGCGGCCTGGGTGCCCGGGTACACGCCAACCAGCTCGGCCCTGGCCCCGGGGTGAGGTTGGCCTGTGAGCTGGGTGCCGCCAGCGCCGATCACTGCACTCACCTCGACGACGCCGACGTCGCGGCGCTGTCCGACTCCGGCACGGTCGCCACACTGCTGCCGGGCGTGGAGTTCTCCACCAGGTCTCCCTACCCCGACGCTCGCCGGCTCCTCGCCGCCGGCGTCACCGTCGCGCTGGCCACGGACTGCAACCCGGGGTCCTGTTACACCTCGTCGATGCCGTTCTGTATCGCGCTGGCAGTCCGTGAGATGCGGATGACCCCCGCCGAGGCCGTGTGGGCCGCCACCGCCGGCGGCGCGGCGGCACTGCGCCGCGACGACGTCGGCCGGCTGACTCCCGGCGCCCGGGCTGATCTCGTGCTGCTGGATGCGCCGTCGTATGTGCACCTCGCCTACCGCCCAGGTGTGCCGCAGGTGGCCGACGTCTGGACCGCAGGCAGGTACGGCGAACCTTCGCAAGGATAG
- a CDS encoding helix-turn-helix domain-containing protein, with amino-acid sequence MNDGSPDSTEQDFAKVVGARLRALRKRRRLSLQAVEEKSGGRLRAVVVGSYERGDRVASIRRIAELAEFYGVPVDTLVSDGARSRVPSQEGKVVIDLEALRDAPPEAERLANFVASIQRQRNDFGSPVLTIRAEDISLAALLYEIPPAELREKLVTWGVLAPRGT; translated from the coding sequence ATGAACGACGGTAGTCCCGACTCGACAGAGCAGGACTTCGCGAAGGTCGTGGGTGCGCGGCTACGGGCGCTGCGCAAGCGCCGCCGGCTGTCATTGCAGGCTGTTGAGGAGAAGTCCGGCGGCCGGCTGCGTGCCGTGGTCGTCGGGTCGTACGAGCGCGGTGACCGGGTCGCGTCGATCCGCCGCATCGCCGAGCTGGCCGAGTTCTACGGCGTCCCGGTCGACACCCTGGTGTCCGACGGCGCCCGGTCCCGGGTCCCGTCGCAGGAGGGCAAGGTCGTGATCGACCTCGAGGCGCTGCGCGACGCGCCGCCCGAGGCCGAGCGGCTGGCCAACTTCGTCGCCTCGATCCAGCGGCAGCGCAACGACTTCGGCAGCCCGGTCCTGACCATCCGGGCCGAGGACATCTCGCTGGCGGCGTTGCTGTACGAGATCCCACCGGCAGAGCTGCGCGAGAAGCTCGTGACGTGGGGCGTGCTGGCCCCGCGCGGCACCTGA
- a CDS encoding putative bifunctional diguanylate cyclase/phosphodiesterase yields MKMDPETIQPLLKALAEATDSMSADVLAVGGGMPLVSWGSAAAAGVRGRDLTTMRDAIRDLAGRVVQQGGDGVVESADAVGHLLLATPLNYHDFHGAMCLVREGDRPWSATDRTLLAMAGALCAAVMEAGEMPGQYGRLDALVTYVATEFMGVSTTDLAETRHRVLGELGRYFGADTCLLRHNDPERRASILIDEWPRREVIPDPDPLGVVPWDTDDPIFAMIKDLREPFILRPSDGQSSYQQRVEAGSGVPQVSMATVPLIEGESTRGVLGLIHFGDRIWTRAEVRALRAIASLLVQLDGRVTAEESLHHQAYHDELTGLWNRRAFVEHLTTALAADPHAPLAVLFADMDRLKTVNDVLGHAVGDSFIQQVGQRLRESVRPLDVVARLAGDEFVIVLHGIGSAAAAERAARRILDRVAEPLDVGGHAISRSASIGLVVNGDVASTADELLSNADVALLDAKERGGDSVVTFNDELRSKLLNRADLELRLRTAIGDNQMRLYFQPEFDLRDGRLTAVEALVRWQHPERGLLAAEAFISVVEEINLAAELGRWVLEEACRQLSVWKSTSPVPPPVVRVNISAGELISADFVGFVATLLNRYGLAPAELGIEITEGTVMREIDDVQATLNGLRGLGVTLAIDDFGTGYSSLAQLKQLPVDILKIDRSFVSALAENSGDRAIVAAIVRLAEAFNLTTVAEGVEDPAAVTTLLDLGCYRAQGFFMSKPLPAQVVLEQARNPGVPLRLA; encoded by the coding sequence ATGAAGATGGACCCCGAGACCATCCAGCCGCTGTTGAAAGCGTTGGCAGAGGCCACCGACAGCATGTCGGCCGACGTGCTCGCCGTCGGCGGCGGCATGCCGCTGGTGTCGTGGGGCAGCGCCGCCGCGGCCGGGGTGCGCGGCCGCGACCTCACCACGATGCGCGACGCCATCCGGGACCTCGCCGGGCGGGTCGTCCAGCAGGGCGGCGACGGCGTCGTGGAGTCCGCCGACGCCGTCGGTCACCTGCTGCTCGCCACCCCGCTGAACTACCACGACTTCCACGGTGCGATGTGCCTGGTCCGCGAGGGCGACAGGCCGTGGAGCGCCACCGACCGCACGCTGCTGGCGATGGCCGGCGCGCTGTGCGCCGCGGTCATGGAGGCCGGCGAGATGCCCGGGCAGTACGGACGCCTCGATGCCCTCGTCACCTATGTCGCGACCGAGTTCATGGGCGTCTCCACCACCGACCTGGCCGAGACCCGGCACCGGGTGCTGGGTGAGCTGGGCCGCTACTTCGGTGCCGACACCTGCCTCCTGCGGCACAACGACCCGGAACGGCGCGCCAGCATCCTCATCGACGAGTGGCCACGCCGGGAGGTCATCCCCGATCCGGACCCACTCGGCGTGGTGCCGTGGGACACCGACGACCCCATCTTCGCGATGATCAAGGATCTGCGGGAGCCGTTCATCCTGCGGCCCAGCGACGGCCAGTCGAGCTATCAGCAACGGGTCGAGGCGGGCTCCGGCGTGCCGCAGGTCTCCATGGCGACGGTCCCCTTGATCGAGGGGGAGTCGACCCGTGGCGTGCTGGGGCTCATCCATTTCGGCGACCGCATCTGGACCCGCGCGGAGGTGCGGGCCCTGCGCGCGATCGCGTCGCTGCTCGTCCAGCTCGACGGCCGGGTCACAGCCGAGGAGAGCCTGCACCACCAGGCGTACCACGACGAGCTGACCGGGCTGTGGAACCGCCGGGCCTTCGTCGAGCACCTGACCACCGCCCTGGCGGCCGACCCGCACGCGCCCCTTGCGGTGCTGTTCGCCGACATGGATCGGCTCAAGACGGTCAACGACGTCCTCGGTCACGCCGTCGGCGACAGCTTCATCCAGCAGGTGGGGCAGCGCCTGCGCGAGTCGGTGCGGCCGCTTGACGTGGTGGCGCGGCTGGCCGGCGACGAGTTCGTCATCGTCCTGCATGGCATCGGCTCGGCCGCGGCGGCAGAGCGGGCCGCCCGCCGCATCCTGGACCGCGTCGCCGAGCCCCTCGACGTCGGCGGCCACGCCATCAGTCGTAGCGCGAGCATCGGTCTCGTGGTCAACGGCGACGTCGCCAGCACCGCGGACGAGCTCTTGAGCAATGCCGACGTCGCACTGCTGGACGCGAAGGAGCGGGGTGGTGACTCCGTGGTCACGTTCAACGACGAGCTGCGGTCCAAGCTACTCAACCGTGCTGACCTCGAGCTGCGTCTGCGTACGGCCATCGGCGACAACCAGATGCGGCTGTACTTCCAGCCCGAGTTCGACCTGCGCGACGGCCGGCTGACGGCGGTCGAGGCGCTGGTGCGGTGGCAGCACCCGGAACGGGGGTTGCTGGCCGCGGAGGCGTTCATCTCGGTCGTCGAGGAGATCAACCTCGCCGCTGAGCTGGGCCGCTGGGTCCTGGAGGAAGCCTGCCGGCAGCTGTCGGTGTGGAAGAGCACCTCGCCCGTGCCCCCGCCTGTGGTCCGCGTGAACATCTCCGCGGGCGAGCTCATCAGCGCCGACTTCGTCGGGTTCGTGGCCACACTGCTCAACCGCTATGGCCTCGCACCGGCCGAACTGGGCATCGAGATCACCGAGGGCACGGTGATGCGCGAGATCGACGACGTCCAGGCCACGCTCAACGGCCTACGCGGCCTCGGTGTCACGCTGGCCATCGACGACTTCGGCACCGGCTACAGCTCGCTGGCTCAGCTCAAGCAGCTGCCGGTTGACATCCTGAAGATCGACCGGAGTTTCGTATCGGCGCTGGCCGAGAATAGTGGTGATCGCGCCATCGTCGCCGCGATCGTCCGGCTGGCCGAGGCGTTCAACCTCACGACCGTGGCGGAGGGAGTGGAAGACCCGGCGGCCGTCACCACGCTGCTGGACCTGGGCTGCTATCGGGCCCAGGGCTTCTTCATGTCGAAGCCGTTGCCGGCGCAGGTGGTCCTGGAACAGGCCCGGAACCCGGGCGTTCCGCTGCGCTTGGCATGA
- a CDS encoding Rv1355c family protein gives MTGQPASAGDAWRPVHVDDPDDLAALHDDPETVVVDTIEQQRRDLRRMRPAVDPAHLEEPSRWYYYPWRRAVVHLLGPAGFQALRSDRNRNKITAEEQRRLRGQSVGVVGLSVGHAIAHTLALEGICGRIRLADFDHIELSNLNRIPGTVFDLGLNKAVVVARRIAELDPYIDVEIEPRGLDLQTADAFMDGLDVVVEECDAFDLKLAVRDAARRRGVPLVMETNERGMLDIERYDLEPDRPLFHGLLGDVEPAALMGLSTHDKVPYVLRILEPDELSAIMAASMTEVDETLNTWPQLGGDVSLGAATVAAAVRALGLGRPLPSGRVRVDVEAMLGKLSEPPRPVDIVDGADATAEPEPAPSSAIDAVVHAARLAPSGGNTQPWTFALDSTGLDILLDPAQTSTLDVAFRGSHVAIGAALFNARVAAARHGVLGAAQILPDGADGADGPDAPVARLRFGSDAPGELAGLYEAMVNRVSNRNLGRPDPLPAGVVAALEDAARAEGADAAVITERDRLGELAELMGESDRLRYLTPHLHREMMRELRWPGTDDLTWGLDVRTLELDDSDLAKLAVARRADVMAVLADQDLGRALGEPTRDRIDAASGLIVVTVDGSEPADYVRGGQAVERVWIEAERHGLAVQAMSPVFIFAVDDADYEELSPRFATRLRRLHADFAVLTGTTDQAIALVMRIGYAPSISVRSRRLPADRTVRTR, from the coding sequence ATGACGGGACAGCCGGCCTCCGCCGGTGACGCATGGCGGCCGGTCCACGTCGATGATCCCGACGACCTGGCGGCCCTGCACGACGATCCGGAGACCGTCGTCGTCGACACCATCGAGCAGCAGCGGCGTGATCTCCGCCGGATGCGGCCGGCGGTCGATCCGGCCCATCTCGAGGAGCCCAGCCGCTGGTACTACTACCCATGGCGGCGCGCGGTCGTGCATCTGCTCGGCCCGGCCGGATTCCAGGCACTGCGTTCCGACCGCAACCGCAACAAGATCACGGCCGAGGAACAGCGCCGGCTGCGCGGCCAGAGCGTCGGCGTGGTCGGCCTGAGCGTCGGGCACGCCATCGCCCACACGCTCGCCCTGGAAGGCATCTGCGGTCGCATCCGGCTGGCCGACTTCGACCACATCGAGCTGTCGAACCTCAACCGCATCCCGGGGACGGTCTTCGACCTCGGCCTGAACAAGGCGGTCGTGGTCGCGCGGCGAATCGCCGAGCTCGACCCGTACATCGACGTCGAGATCGAGCCGCGGGGGCTGGATCTGCAGACCGCGGACGCGTTCATGGACGGCCTGGACGTGGTGGTCGAGGAATGCGATGCGTTCGATCTCAAGCTCGCGGTGCGCGACGCCGCCCGACGGCGCGGTGTCCCGCTGGTCATGGAGACCAACGAGCGGGGCATGCTCGACATCGAACGGTACGACCTCGAACCGGACCGCCCGCTCTTCCACGGCTTGCTCGGTGACGTCGAGCCGGCCGCCCTGATGGGCCTGTCGACGCATGACAAGGTGCCCTACGTTCTCCGCATCCTCGAGCCGGACGAGCTCTCCGCGATCATGGCCGCCTCGATGACGGAGGTGGACGAGACCCTGAACACCTGGCCGCAACTGGGTGGTGACGTCAGCCTGGGTGCGGCCACCGTGGCGGCGGCGGTCCGTGCCCTCGGGCTCGGCCGGCCGCTGCCGTCTGGCCGCGTCCGGGTGGACGTCGAGGCGATGCTGGGCAAACTGTCCGAGCCGCCCCGGCCGGTGGACATCGTCGACGGCGCCGATGCGACGGCTGAGCCGGAGCCCGCGCCGTCCTCCGCCATCGACGCGGTGGTGCACGCCGCCCGGCTGGCCCCGTCCGGCGGCAACACCCAGCCGTGGACCTTCGCCCTGGACTCGACGGGCCTCGACATCCTGCTCGACCCGGCACAGACATCTACGCTCGACGTCGCGTTCCGCGGCAGCCACGTGGCCATCGGTGCGGCGCTGTTCAACGCCAGGGTGGCCGCGGCTCGACACGGTGTCCTGGGTGCGGCGCAGATCCTCCCCGACGGCGCCGACGGCGCCGACGGTCCGGACGCGCCGGTGGCCAGGCTGCGGTTCGGCAGCGACGCTCCGGGCGAACTGGCCGGCCTGTACGAGGCGATGGTCAACCGGGTGTCCAACCGGAACCTCGGCCGGCCCGATCCGCTGCCCGCCGGCGTGGTGGCGGCGCTGGAAGACGCCGCCCGGGCCGAAGGCGCCGATGCCGCGGTGATCACGGAGCGGGACCGGCTGGGCGAGCTGGCCGAACTCATGGGCGAGTCCGACCGGCTTCGCTACCTCACCCCGCATCTGCATCGCGAGATGATGCGCGAGCTGCGTTGGCCCGGCACCGACGACCTGACGTGGGGCCTCGACGTGCGCACGCTCGAACTGGACGACTCCGACCTGGCCAAGTTGGCCGTCGCCAGGCGAGCCGACGTGATGGCGGTGCTGGCCGACCAGGACCTCGGCCGGGCGCTGGGCGAGCCGACCAGAGACCGGATCGACGCCGCCTCCGGCCTGATCGTCGTGACCGTCGACGGCAGCGAGCCGGCCGACTACGTCCGTGGCGGACAGGCGGTCGAGCGCGTCTGGATCGAGGCGGAGCGGCACGGCCTGGCCGTGCAGGCGATGTCGCCGGTGTTCATCTTCGCCGTCGACGACGCCGACTACGAGGAGCTCTCGCCCCGGTTCGCGACGCGGTTGCGGCGCCTCCACGCCGACTTCGCCGTTCTGACCGGAACGACCGACCAGGCCATCGCCCTCGTCATGCGCATCGGATACGCTCCGTCGATCAGCGTCCGAAGCCGCCGCCTGCCTGCCGACCGAACCGTACGGACGCGCTGA